A segment of the Elaeis guineensis isolate ETL-2024a chromosome 6, EG11, whole genome shotgun sequence genome:
GGAAGAAGACGGCACTACGTACCGGAAGGTGACCACACCCCTCTACCATCATTCGCTCGTTTCTTTTCCCCCTCTCCGCATTCTCGCTAGTTCCcccatataaaaattagattatattagATTATATATTAAAAAGAGGCGCACGATAGCTGCACCAATTAGCGGATGCTATTGAGTACCGGAGAGCTGACGGCTGAGAGGCGCCGTGCGTGCTCCCGGTCTGCCGGCGTGCTCATCGGGCATGTTGCTAACATGCGCCATGCCTGTGGCTGTTCCTGGATTTGCTAAAATGCGCTGTTCTTGTGGGACgattagatattttttctatctttttcttttgtcTGGTATGGACGGCTAAGATTGGTCGATTCCGCTGCGGAAACGGTTGGAGCACGTCAgactatttttatcctaaaaaaaattttccttTTTCCTCAATATATTAAATAATCCGGGTGCGTCGTTTGGGCGGACGATCTTGCCTTCGGGATGGATTAGAAATTCCACCATGAAATCTCGTTCGTCTATTTCGCACCAAAGGCAGAATTGCCATTTAACCGTAATAAAGAAAATACCCTCCTCCTGTGCCAGCGTCACGCAACCCACGCGTTCAGCATTCACGCCACCGTCTCCGATCCCCATTGTTTCATGTGACGAAAATGTCCCTACATTGGAGAAATTATTACATGGATCTGGTCCGGTGGGGCAATCCTAATCCGCGAGTCTAGGCGAGTGACAACTGTATTGGTCCACTGGATCTGGTCCATCTAATAATTCCATCACTTCCCTGCTAAATCCACGCGTTTCTCGGCGCGCGAGGCGCTGCTGCGATCCCCAGTTCTCGCGCGCGAAAGAGAGGTGGTTTGTCTTTAATTAGGACTTGAAGCTCACTCTTTGGGGGAGTAAAGCAAGGTGGCACCTGGACGCCATTCGGAAAAGTATAACTTAAGGAGTTCTTTTGTGGGGAAGGAAAGGGATGGAAAGGTAAAGGGTACGTTGGTGGAGGTGGAGGGTACATTGACTGATCTCTCTCTCACCACTTTCCTTTATAATTTGACCGTTAGCTTTAAAGATTGTGTTGGGTAACGTAACTTGGAACGTGGGTGGGGAGTGGCATATGGCACACTATGTATGAAAGTGTAACATGGTAGGGAAAAGATGGGATTTTTGGGCCGAAGTGGTGTTGCTGTTACTGAGCTGGAGTGGTGGGTCTTCCATCCATTTCTGAAAATTAACAATTCTTTGGCCTGTCTACGTTTTACTTTTCTGACTTTTGGGGAATTTAACCCAATTGAGGCATCCATTGGGTTATATGACAATGATTGGAGAATCCAATTGCTGAGGCAGAGAAAGGTTTTAGGTGAGGGTTAGGTAGATAGATAACAACCTTTGAAATTATGCAATTTCTTTTATGACATCTAGAAGGAATGCAAAAAAGGCATTATGAAATTCGTGTTTAGTAAAGTAAGCACAGAAAGTTCAATGTATTTGAAATTGTTAGTTTTCAGTTGCATATGTTTAGTGTCTGCTAGTTTTGCATACGAGCGCATATGGTTTTTGTTCGACTAATAGGTGGTATTGATGTGGAACTATGaagctataatttttaaaaacttgATGATATCATAAAACACTTCGCTGGAAGAAGTTGGAATTCTAAGGAACTTAAAGCTTCCCAGCCAATTCCATGCTTCATGCCTGCTTTGACATAGATTCTAACTCTGAAGTTATAGTTTTATGTTTGTGCACTTCCCAAACCCAATTAATGAAGTTCTGATCCTTCAGCCGCATATTGGTGTTTCCGGGAGGCACCCATGTCAGCTGTTTTCTTTTCCTCATTCATGTTTTTTAGTTTGGTAGTGGATAACAAGAATATCAAAATCATGACCCTAAAAAGAGCTGATTTGTTAAAGACAAAACTATTTTACGTCCATAACAAAAACTTATATCACCAGATTTACACATTTTATCCTCATAATTTCTCGACCTTTCCTCCCATTCATGCATAGTAAACTGTATAGCATAGTTATTCTATCAGCTAGACAAAAATCAAATTCATTTGTTCCATCCTAATGGCTTGGCTTTGAATGTATTACTTGCTCACCATATATGATTCTAGGAAAAATTATATCTTGCAGTGCGTGCACCAGCATGGCCGTGCATGCCACCGATCGCTGAGGTGGATTCCTATGGGCTAATCATCGAGACGAGCATATGTTGAATGAATGGAACCCACAATGATGCACCTTGGTGATTGGTGGCATGTATGGCCATATGTTGCACGTAGTGCAGGGTATAATTTCTCAGAGTCCAGGGCAGAGCCAAGTAGCAGTTGAAAGAACTAACTTGTCATATGTGCTTTTTATCTTCATTTATATTTCAGGGATGCAAGCCGGTTGAACGCATGGATGTTGGTGTAGGGGGCTCCGCTTCACCAAGCCCGTGCACATCTTACCAGCCAAGCCCACGTGCATCCTATAACCATAGCCCACCCTCGTCCTCCTTGCCAAGCCCATCCTCCTCTTACATCACCAATACCAATAACAATAATGCTAACAAAGGAACGGATGGCAATTCCCACATCCCTTGGCTCAAGAACCTCTCCTCGGCCTCCTCCACTTCCTGCCTGAAGCCCCCCAACCACCATTTCTACATCCATGGAGGCTCCATCAGTGCCCCTGTCACCCCTCCACTGAGTTCTCCAACTGCTCGATCACCTCGTGTTAAGGCTGATTGGGACGACCCTGCAGCCCAGCCACCTTGGGCAGGCGCCCATTACACTTTCCTACCATCCTCCACCCCACCAAGCCCTGGCCGTCAGGTTATCCCGGATGCTGCATGGCTCGCAGGGCTCCGCCTCCCATCTGGGGGTCCCTCCTCACCCACCTACAGCCTTGTTTCATCGAACCCATTTGGCTTCTGTAATGAGGCATCGGCAGGTGCAGGATCTTCCAGAATGTGGACTCCAGGACAGAGTGGGGCGTGCTCCCCTGTGCCTGGGGGACATGCGGATGTTCGGATGTGTAATGGCATTTCGGATGAGTTTGCATTTGGGAGCAGCTGCAATGGCAATCTTCAATCAAATGGGTTGGTGAAGCCATGGGAGGGAGAAAGGATCCATGAGGAATGTGCATCGGACGAACTGGAGCTTACCCTTGGAAGCTCAAGGACCAGGGCTGATGCTTGAAGAGAATTCATGAGTATAAACATCTCTTTCTCCTGTTTCTGTTAATGTGTTGTTCATAGAGAGATGGAGAGGGTTCAAGATACCATCAGTGGTTTCTTGTCTCCGGCCTCCATCCTCTTTCAGGAGATTGAAGTAGGCTAATTCTGTTTTGGAACATTGAGACTGAGAGTTGTGTCCTGGAGAGTATATGGTAGAAGGAAAGGCAAATGAGAACTTTCTGGGAAATATGAGGGAATTAGCGACAAGGTGCTGTGTGTttctgtgatttttttttttttttttaaatgacgtTTGACCATTATATTTTAGATTACATCGGTTTATTTTTATCCATTTTTCTTGCGCTTGTTGGCATGTATGATTTCATGCAGAGCTTTAGTTGTTGTTTTGTACTTCATCCCCTACAAAACTTGTGCTGAGCTGGGGAAGTGTCATCTTGTTGAATTGTATAGTTGAAAACAATTCTACCTGTGGCAAGGATCATCCTCCGAGTTAATTTCTTTCCAAAATTGCTCTTCGGGCCAAAGAAtagtttctcctctttttttatgCTTACATCTTTAAGAAAGCTGATGGTACTGCTGCTTATATGgcgatatatataattaattatataaaaactattttGTCAACTTCATTTTTTGgtgacattttttttttatttttttgattcacacaaatatcaatttttttagatgagtataaaaaaatttcaatagatgGGCAATTTAAATTTTGAGAAATCGATTGTAACAAATGTTAATGCGttttcttttattgataatatccCTTCTTTAATGAATTCTATGTCCTCTACTCCCAGAGTAAGCTTTAATAGGGAAGATACTAGGGTGGAAGCCGAAACTAAGATGCCATCTTCAGCCGGTCACTTGTTTGCTGTGAGGAACTGAAATAAGAAAGAGGCCCACCTATTTCGATTTGGTGTGCACAGGCGAGCTTTCTGCTCGATACTTTAAGACTCAGATAAGCAACGAGCCGGCTTCATGGCACCCAAgatagcttccacccaaaaacagaaaagaaaaagaaagagtaaTAATCTCGCAAAATACATAACTCTCAAAATATATACATAGCTATTCTTTTCTAATATATGCCCCTGGTAAGGAGGAAAATATATGACTTTGATCTGCTATTTGGATACACTTGTTGGACTACCCGCGATGACAGGATCTTTATGAGGGGCTCGAGCCATGTAGTTGTTGAAGAAGTTCCAATCTACTCTTGCATAACAAGACTCAGGCCTTTCTAGTCTCTTTCATTGGAGACCTCCACCCCTCAACACAACTAAGATCAACATAATCTGCAATAATGTTGGCTCTCGAAAACTTCTTAACATGTGGCCAATTCTTATGTGGTAGAACAATCCGGGGTTGAGGATCATGCGGCTAGTTTAATGGTGGTATTTCATTGCTCAAGACTCAAGAGCTAGGAATAAtgactgttgggatataccggccGGTCTCTCTCATGCCGATTTACCGTCGGATCCGTCTGACtggcgtccgactctaccgaccacaCCGATCGACGACTGTTGACACCGTCCGACCGAATATATGTCAGTCGGACAGACCCTCTCCATTTCCGACTGACCGAACTGCGGAGCCCGATATCCGACTCCCGCAACgtacccgactgaccgtcggagaaTCCCTAGGTCTTCACCTGACGTCCTATGGccaaatgccgacgtatggtcggtcggctccttcgAACACCGTACGGCTGCTGAGGGCCGCCGCCCTGATAAAAGCATGCGACGCagccgccctgggacattgtcccACCTAAGCAAGGGTCaatcctagcgatttgacagtcccacggtgatttgacagccccacggcgatcttgacagcctccgacgatttgacaactctcctattgtctgcgccattaatgacggcgccataccgcgctctactataaaacggagaaggcaacagtgctggagggGGTCCCTTCGAAATTCTTGGGCTTACTCTGCCCTCTCTCTCTTTCGcagagctccttgattcttttctactgttgcttagtctcctctctgacttgaccgtcggagggttcccgTCGGAGTCACCTTCGGTCAgtacggacttcttttgcagacgcTCATTTCGACGATCAGATAatgaggggattgaccgcaataATGACCTTATGGCTTTTTCTTGACTTACTAAATTGGCATGCTCGGTAGAAGTATTGCATCAAGGAAAAAGTCGAGCTATCTGATCCCATCAATTACCACGACACCTTAGCTCTCCCACACCCCCTCATTGGTATATCCGTCTAACCATATTGGATTGTTTTATCCACAAAATTCTATCGTATATCATGTGCACCACCTCAACTGTGCACCACAGAGACAAATCGAGACAAGATAAGGCGGACAGCAATCTATGATGAATGAGGTCCATGTAAACAAGATGGGATGATTGGTGGGGTGCATCTCCATATGGTGTACGTTGTGCAGAGTATAATTTATCCAGAAAACGTTCCCCCAGCTCTCTAGACCGATCCAGACAATCCCGTAACGGTGTCATAAAGCCCACGTGCCGGATCAGGGGAAACGTACTTATAACTTACAAGATACCCGTCGGTCCGTCACCGTCTTGTATTGGCCCGCCTTCCTCTCGTTCATCCCTCATCAGTCCACAGACTCGGAGGAGCGCGAGCGGCAACTGACAACAACGGAGCAACCGGTTCCACCATCCAATTttcttctccgaggtcactctcTCTCGTCTCAAGTTCCGGCCGATCTCCGACCCCTCTTGTCCACTCGCCCAACAAAACCCTAGCGTCCCCCTTATCGACCGAGAAACCGTAGCTTCGGCGGCCGCCATCGATGTCCGTCGAGAGATCCCTGGAAGCGTGGGAGGAGGTCCAGCGCCATGGCCAGGACCTCGCCGACCGCCTCGCCCAGGGTCTCACCGGCCTGATCCAATCCCACATGAGCCCCCCGCCTTCTCCTGGCCTTCCCCCCTGAAGAAGCCGTTCGACCTCGACCTCCCCGCCTTCCACGTCCCCGGCCAGCCCGATCTCGCCACCGGCGGCGTCTCCACAATCCTTGACATCGGGAGTCGTCTCGGCCAGGCTGGAGCGGAGTTCGGCGCCTGCCTGAACGGTGTCGTGCAGCAGTTCTTCCGCCAGCTGCCGGTGCCGTTCCGGCAGGACGAGGGCGGGGCGGTTGCGGCCGTTCTGCCGGCAGCTGAGAGGCGCGGTGGTGGTGGGAAGGTGCTGGGACTGGCGGTGGAGCGGTTTGGAGATCCGGATTTCTCAGAGGGGGCAGCCGCTGGCAGCTCGGATGAATGGGGCGATGCAGAGGGGTTGGGACTCGATGCTAAAGCTTCGGGGCATCTGAAAAGGCCGCGGGTAAAATTGTTGCTTCTTTAAATTATTATTCTCAATCTCGCAGTATTCATAAGCTATTTCTGTttgctggttttttttttttcgctgatGAATCTTTTTCTCTCAAGTAAACACCATGTCTTCTCATTTCTCGAGCGTATTAAAGGAACCTATGATGACTTCGTATGTGGTGGGTGATTGCCCTTTGATACCATTCCCCAAATGCATGATAAGAAAGAGTATCTAAACTTAATCCTTCCTGTTGTAAAAGGATTGTAGCACATGCTTCAACCACACCTTTTTCAAATTTGTAGAAGACGGTGCATTTGTATTACATTTGGACTTGGATTTCCCAGGTGGCTCAGAAGACTAAATAGCGACAGTTTAGGATTTAGTTCCTGCTAAAGACCCAAGAGCATGATAAAATGTTTAAGGCGATTGCTTTAGATTCCTCTACATGAGCCAAAAGACTGTGAAAACTATATTCTCAGTCTCACTGTGTACGTGATGCCACAGATTGCTCCATAGGTTTGCTTAGAGGGCAAGTTTGGGATAAGGAAGCCTTATTTTTGGATTTGTAGGAGGAAAAGAATGTGTGGATGAGAAGGAGGTCGATCTTGTGATTCATTTTTTGCATTATTGTTGATGCAgaaatttattattttgatcatatttccTGCAGAATTCCTCTGGCCTCCATAGTTTGAGCTCTTCTATATTTTAACGGATGTGGGaatctctatttttttcattGTCTGGCAAGCTGAGGTGTCTTCATTAACTGTTGTGTGTGTCACGCATAACATAACTTGCCCTATTGTTCATTCAGGATGAAAACCATGTTGAAATGCAGCTTGTGTTTTTAGGATACTTCTTGTTAGCTGATTTGATTGTTCTTGCTGTTGTTCACATGCATTGGTTCAATGCATTAGTTATCATGCTATGAACTTCTTTTACTGCTTATGTGTTACCAATGATATATTTACAATTTATTTGAATATGAACTCCTCTTTTGCGGTTTGCAGCTTGCATCTGGAGGTGAATAATGTTTTGATTAATGCTATTTAGCACGGAATTATTCATAGATATTTCATGATATAGAACCTATTACCACCTTAAGTTTTGATGTATGATATTGTCCAATGCAGAGCATCATTAATATCACATCAACATATGACAGTAGAACTCATGGCATGGAAAGTTCCTTGGTTGCAAGGGGAGACCTGTGGAGAGTAGAGGCATCACAAGGTGGTTCAACCTCAGGAAATGAGAGTTCACCTCTCTTCCTCATTCAGCTGGGACCTGTACTGTTTGTTCGGGATACAACACTTCTTTTACCAGTTCATTTATCAAAGCAACACTTGCTTTGGTATGGTTATGATCGGAAGGTAAATCCATTTCTTTACTTCCTACTTAATAATTAGTAAATAATGAAATAATTGGGTTTGAACTTCTTTGTTTTTAGTTTACCTTCAAGAGAACTGGCTTAGAAGCAAGTAAATAGCATGAGTTTCTTTGACTGTACATAAAATTCTGCTTCCGACTTGTTTGATGAATTTTAATTGACTGATTAATGACTGCATTTCCATATCTATAGCCTGGCGACTTGTCTTATTTGATCAATTGAATCATTTTTTCACTCTTaatctttatttttataaatgCTACATGTGTTATGGTATTTGGCAATAAAGCGGGATAATGTGTGGAAACATTGATTTGAGATGGGCATAGACATGCAGGAAAAACAGATGAAACATTTGGGAGGAGAAGATGTATATTTTTAAGGATGGCATTTCTGGAAGTTGCAGGAGGGGATTTGAGAAGGCTTGTGTTGAAATATGACTCGTTTGTGCAGAAGGATTAAGCAAATGTCTTAAAAGGATTTCAGATAAATTATTTGAGTGCAAGATAATGTACGAGATTTCATTGACAGAGGGACAAGAGCATGTGCCTAACAAGGACTGTATTGGAAGGATTCACCAAACTAAAACAAAATTTATACAGCAGGATTTGGTTTAGCTTTCATAGGTTCAAGGTGCAATGTTTGTTGGGAACAAGTGTCACAAGGATTTGAAGATGGACAAAGCTAACCGGTCATCTTAATGGTTTATATTGCAGGCGATCTCATTTTGGTTGCAATATCACATCTTCATGAAACTGTTTGCATTTTTTTTGGGATGAGAAGCACACTTTGTTTGGGACATCACATTGATAGTTCTTTTTCTTACATATGACACTAGTTCTTTGAAAATTGTCTTGTTATGCTGCCATGTGATTAGAGCAGTCTTCTGTCATGATATGCTGGTAACTTGCAACTTTATATTGCATTCAACCATTCCTCACTGCAAATGGGTCTCATTTATTTTGTACCAACTATTGGTTCGTACCATAACTTTTCATCAAGTGTGTGAGAGACAAATTAAGTTTTGAGCACATGCCTTTCACATTTCTTGAAAGCAGccaaatcattaaaatcaataaaaaaataaggagaTGCGAAATAGTCGACCTCCAATCATTACCAAGGTCACAATAAGAATGGAGaatgaaacaaaatgaaaaataCAGAATAAAAAGCCTCCAAGAGTTCAATAACTTTAAGaggatttttttttgtgtgtgattgTGAAGATGGTCTAAAGCAGACCTCATGTTACAAAACTATTTCCTAGTGTGAGTACCAATGATTGCAAACCCCAGCAGTTGTCCCAACTATGCAGGAAAAATTCCATCCCATACATTAATGTCACCTGAGGACCTCCCCCTTTTTATGGCTCGACCATAGGCATATCAGCCTCCAGAATGCATGTTAAATTTTTACATTGAAAATGCAATGTTAGGGATCCATGATCCAAAACAACATATGTATAGCGGCAAGAACATATCCATGACAGTTGAGAAGGTAGATGAGTGCCTAACATTACTCTTGACCAAGGTTTGCAAAAATGAAATTGTGACCTGTATTGGTCAGATACCGGGTCAGTAAGGTATGGTGCTGTATCGATACACGGTATACACATTAGCGCTGAATAGATGCTAACGAGAGCGAACAAGGGAGAaatggaagaagaaggaagagagagaaggtgaGGAAGGACAAGCTAGAGAAGGGAGGCAGATCAGGAGTGGAAGGTCGTCAATCGGGGCCAGAGGTTGTGTTTGGCCTCGAGCTGTCAGTGAGGTCTCTGATGGTGCCCTCACTGGAAGATGAGGAGGGGATTAAGAGGAGGTTGAGGCAAAAGGATTGGGGGAGAGAAGAGCATGTGTGTGGTGAGAGAGAGAGTGATGACTAGGATTTcaagaggagaggagagaaagaggagagagagagagaagattgaACATGGGGTTTCATAGTTTTCTAAAAGGGGCCGGTCCAGTCCCTGGTGAACTTGGTCAAAACAGTTCCAAACTTGGATTTCATCCTGGTTTGGGTTGGTTCTAATTAGTTTTAACCCTGTGTCATTTGAGTGGCTTAGCTATCCTGGTTTCTGATTGGCTGATTCAATTTGGTACGCCTCGAACCACTAGGTCTGGTATAGCTCAGTAGACCTTGCTCTTGGTAATGACATGATCATCTGTTCTGCTTGAGAAGAATGAAAGCTTCTCTAATGGCTCAAGCTTCTATCATAATAGAGGAGGGGGGATACAGGAATAGCTTTGACAATCAGTGTCCTCCCTAAAGCATCACAAGCCACAACATCAATGCCAGCAACCTCATCCAAGACAAGATTGATCTGTCAACATTCTGTTTGATGTAGTACTCAACTGGGGCTTGCCTTCGAACCAAATTCCATAGTCATCTAGAGCAACTAAGGAATTGGATTCTAATAATTagaagccatagctcaagctctTCAGGCATGAgaggagccatagctcaagcttaATGTTATCAAACACAGCAGGTTTTCTGATTTTTCCAGAATTGCCAAAGATATTAGCAAACAAGGCCATGCCTAAGCTAGGATAGGAAGCCATTCCAAATGGAAGGCTCAAGCTAGCCACCATCATAATCCGACATACGGTCCATGAGCTTCCACTTCAGTCATTTGTAGAGCAGTGCCAATTTTGTTTAGTCTTCTTGCATGGAACTGGTTGGTAACTTCGTGTCCAAGTTGACATATAGGGCATAGAGGAGTGGAATGTAAATACCAAGCCAAGAATTTGGTANNNNNNNNNNNNNNNNNNNNNNNNNNNNNNNNNNNNNNNNNNNNNNNNNNNNNNNNNNNNNNNNNNNNNNNNNNNNNNNNNNNNNNNNNNNNNNNNNNNNAGAAGCCCATCCCAAGCCATCTTCCAAATAAAATACTTAACCCTCGAGTGACTTGAAGTTTCCAAATTTGATTCCATCCCCGCCAAATAAATAGATGATCCACCAGTATGCTGACAAGACAAATAGGTGTAGATTTGCTTAGAAAGCTTTTGACCAGCCCCGGCATCTCTCCACATGTCCACCatatttgaaatggagatacacCTAACCTGGGGCAACATCCTCTCCAAAAACCTGCTGAAGTATAGGTAAGCTCCGAGTATTCTCTTTTATCTAGTGTGAAACAAGAACATCAGAAAGATCATAATATTAGCTAAAGTGGTATTTGCTTTAAGAGGATTCAATATGCCGTGGTACCTTGTTAGTCTTACCAAAATTCCCGACCATGCAGTCTTTCCAAACATTGCATTATCTTTTCAAGTTGCGGCTGAGATTGATGCAATCAACAGTGAAACACTAACTAAAGCTCTACACTTTCAGAAACAGCAGCAGAGATTGATAGAAACAAGGAGACACATTCAATGGACTATAGTCACTACAGTGGCATAAATTTTCCTGGGCCTCTTCTTTCCTTTATCATCCTGATGTTGCAGtatttattttcataattaatccatTGTAAGAATCTGATCAAAAATTGCTCATTCCTGCATTCCATTTAGGTTTCTTCCCCTACTTTATCAAATTTTTGCTGAGCTACAGATTTGTTCACTGCTTATTTGCTTGTTTAACTATGACCAAGTCCAGTATGTGTGTTGTGTATTATGTTTTTATATCCCTAGTTGCACTTCATTTTAATCTACAAGAACAGTTTCTTTTCTCAAGTATATGTCTCTTTTATACACAAATCAAATTAAAGGCTTTTAAGTTTTGACAACAGCTATTCCATGGGTACCATGTTTTTTACTTGCTGACATAATGCTTTTGTCTTTAGAATGGAATGCATTCCCTGTGTCCAGCATTATGGTCAAAACATAGAAGATGGTTGCTGATGTCAATGGTCTGTCTCAACCCTCTTGCTTGCGTAAGTCTACATAAATTTCCCCCCAATCTATTTTTGTTTATAATCTGTATCATGATTCTCCTCCTAGGGATATGAATAAAATTTCATAAATGAATTGTTTTTCTAtctggccaaaaaaaaaaaaaagggcagatGTTTCTTGgataatttaatcattaattatattTTCTCCTTGTCTTAAAGCCCTGTCAAATAACTTTGGCAAATGGCTGAGCTGATGATGCTAATGCCTCTTGTTTCTGGGGAGATGATTACTCACACAACCATGCTAAATCAAAAAGTACAATGCAATATGAAGTAGTAAAGTTATTATGCCACATGATATTTGACAGAACATATCTTTTGCTATTCTTTCTATGGACTCGTCATAGTACCTGCACAATTATATT
Coding sequences within it:
- the LOC105047473 gene encoding protein BZR1 homolog 3 yields the protein MPSGTRLPTWRERENNKRRERRRRAIAAKIYTGLRMYGNFKLPKHCDNNEVLKALCNEAGWTVEEDGTTYRKGCKPVERMDVGVGGSASPSPCTSYQPSPRASYNHSPPSSSLPSPSSSYITNTNNNNANKGTDGNSHIPWLKNLSSASSTSCLKPPNHHFYIHGGSISAPVTPPLSSPTARSPRVKADWDDPAAQPPWAGAHYTFLPSSTPPSPGRQVIPDAAWLAGLRLPSGGPSSPTYSLVSSNPFGFCNEASAGAGSSRMWTPGQSGACSPVPGGHADVRMCNGISDEFAFGSSCNGNLQSNGLVKPWEGERIHEECASDELELTLGSSRTRADA